From the genome of Colias croceus chromosome 12, ilColCroc2.1:
gcatttcgccaacaattaactaaggaaacttagcaaacaacagcaacaaaaagtcaacaataacaattactaGCATTAACAGAATACCACGTAaggtatcaatataaaaatgcaacttgtatacaaggctgacgcactcgtacagacgattgactcgattgacaaacgatcacaagatgggcgccgattaaatgattttccaactcgatttttcaacgatccatttcatgtacccgaattgcgtagatattatatttttgtgttcttttattttatttttcattatattaaactaaacaatactgtttttgatttataagcttaagatgtttcatttttaaattttttgtattaatgccgccattaattaaaaatattatgcactaaaattattttggggttttaaacataaaatacgtaattcggaacacgatgaagtgtcacaggaatcatcatagctgaaaaggactataatacatacctacttactaacgcattatcaccaatacagttgttctctctttcactctcacgcacgagacataatacatgtctcactcatgtacttcgtaataacaactgccgattaaaatacaaaaagaacgtccagccacgacgctgaatggtgcgtgactaagtgaaactcgggcacttacctgagttttttcttgccaaaatagagagcgggtaacgtatctagctcttttatatatcatagcaGTAGACTAGCTTTTCGGCCGCATtccccattcccgtgggattttcgaaGTAAAAACTAtcgtgttaatccaagttaccctctatttgtgtgccaaattttatGACAATCGGTTCAGATGGATACGGAGCGGCTGTATtgaataaagatttttaaaacataaaacagtAGTAGGGGAGTCCACGACTTCACGATGCTAAATGTGTTAGAATAGAGTGTAGACGATAGCGAGAAGGTTCTCATTGAGTAACTATGTACTGGTTTTTTAAGGTTTCCGCGTTGGggcgttttatttttatttttaaccatttaaaaaagaaaaaaaaagtggcATGGGAATAATCAAGCGCGtcaaatattgatatttttaaccgacttcaaaaaaaaaggaggaggttatcaattcggccggtatgtttttttatgtatgtacaccgattactccgaggtttctgaaccgatttacgtgattctttttttgttcgatgcgagatggtgtcgaattggtcccataaaaaatttattcggataggcccagtagtttttattttataagcatttttgtctgtatttgtaaatgttgcaagtgcaagtttgaagtccgcagttatcacttgtacaTGCTTCGGGACgtcactgaaataaaatattcattaatctTGGTGATTTCATGGCTATGAATAAAGGGTGATAACTGATAAGTGAAAGTACTCAcacgcgtcagattaagatttttgttttgttttgtgtgattttattgattactagcggtccgccccggcttcgcccgtggtatgtttacgttttctctacataagatccatcctcgtacttcaagaaatataataaaaaaagaactatcgaaatcggttcagacgttctcgagttatgcgcttaccaacacattttgcgattcatttttatatataagatttgtGTGTGCAATTAAGagtataggtaataaataaaaaagatatagGGGGGGTTAATTACAATCTAAGTCCCCATTTCGCTGATCTGACGATTTGAGCTCACCCGATTTATCAAGCGTCACATGTCCAACATGTGTCCAACTAGATAGCGGCTGATAGCGAATTATAACCTATCACTAGTTAAGTATATCGCTCGgctaaattataatagtagtGAGTTCAATGAAAATGTAGAAGGGCgaagtaaaataataggtTCGTCAAAATTGTGTTATGTACTCTGTTACACGTAACTAGTTGCTAGAAACCTTAAGCTAGAAACTGAAAACCTTTcgaaattataaaacacataGACAATATACTTATGTACGGCAGTACGGCACAGTATTTTTTGGAATTGATTTGTTATTCATTGGTGAATTTCCAATTATTTCCTTAGCTCAACACACAGAAAATGTGAAGAGTGCAAAGTGTACAGTACGCGAcacgtaaaaagaacgctggatGAAACTGATGGCCTGATGGGGTGTGTTTGCGCATGGATCGAGCTTTGCACATAAGCTATGtgccgattattttatttttgaactaggctcgcgaatcgtggcttcgcaactacctatttgttattcttataccACCTCATAACACCAAATAGAGCGATAAATCGCCAATGCGCAGCTTAACcgtcagcgttctttttactttACGCGACCTGGTACAGTACAAAAGGTGAACAAGGAACAAACAGTGAACAAACCTTATCTAAAACTTAGACGATTTTGGACCTTTTTGTATCtgtagtttaattttacaaaaatccaCCATTGGGCATTGACAGATGACATTTGACGTAATCCGTCAGCGGTCAGCGGTACTCACTACTCGgctcaaatttttattttttaatatttcaattttgatAGTATTTTTCCCCTTGAAAGTAAAGCTTAAGATAAACTCAAAACAATACTATGCAATAGACTGAgtcttgatttatttaattacttcttTAGCCATGGCGGACAGAGATCTTTCTTTAGGTCCTAGGGATGGTACAACATATCCAATTAAAGTCCAGTATTGCGGTAATTGTTCCATGCCAATAGAGTATTGTGAATACTACCCTGAATATGACAAATGTAAGCAGTGGTTAGAAAAGAATCTTCCAACAGAgtttgaaaaagtaaaaataggTTTGTATGTTTTGTCTTCTTTGCAAGGAATAAAGTGAGGTTATGGATGTTTATTttctgttaaaatttatattatttttaaaaatagatgaAGAAGACAATGCTGGTGGTGAAGAGGAAAAAAAACGACAGAAGCGTGGAGGAAAGGGAATGTTAAAATCTAAGAAGAAAGAGGATGTCCCAAAACTTGTCCAAGTCTCTCGTGCCCCAAGGGGTAAAAAGAAGTCTGTGACAGTTGTATCTGGATTAAGTACTTTTGGTAAGATAACAAATATTAAGATTGATCTTTAGACCtcaaatgtaaacaaaaatgtttgaCTGACCCAACCCTAGAtacattataaacataaatacagTAGAATCCTTTTATTATGACTCCGGTTATATTGACCAACTGCTTATTATGACTTATTACACAGCAAAGTTtggttttcatataaaattcttaataaaaatcgGATAAAATGACTTCGCATATAGTgacatattgtttattgtgaccaatttttaatgaattgtcCGGTTATACTGACCGAAATGAATTCTAAAACTTTCAAAGCTAATTtctgttttttgttttttgtttaatttgagTCTCAATGTGCAGGCATCTCTACTTTGTTTCTCTGTATTAAATACTAACAAAAACAGgagattgtttattttctacgATATGACGTCCGTTTATTATGACGTGTTTGATATTCCCCTTCAATGTCATTATAAACGGATTCCACTGTACATTAtaccttaattaaaaataaaggattGTGTTAACATTTAGTTATtctttcaatgtaaaaaaaaattgttaaattaaaccAGATATACCTGTAATTGTAACACAGTTAATTTGTTTTCCAGATATTGACTTAAAAGTGGCTGCTAAGTTTTTTGGAACAAAATTTGCATGTGGATCTTCTGTTACTGGTGATGATGAAATTGTAATACAAGGTGATGTCAAAGACGATCTATTTGATGTTATACCTGAAAAATGGCCAGAGGTATACTTAGTTGTGTAGcatgtttaatatatttattgcttAATATGTTTGCTTTTTCTTCAcatgttaatatatttaagtaatttatgCTTATGccattaataatatcaaattataaattttacagaTTGATGAAGATAGTATTGAAGACCTTGGAGACCAAAAAAGATAGTCTTGTAATGGGTTTAAGTCATCTAAAATTGTCACAGTTGTTTCCTGAATGACAATATTTTGTGTTCCACATTACTAACTGATCAGGAAATAAGAttacaacatttatttatttcttgtgCTTAATGATGTGAATAAAGTTTTCATCATAATGTAAAGAAGCTAATTATCAGtttcattcattattttataaaatattgtcttATTAATCCAACGACCAAatcctgaaaataaataaaataaaattttcatttttgaatacatatttcgtacatattaaatttttttggaGAACAGTTATAGATCTGCATGCAATGTAGTGGCCAATTACGGTAGTGGCtcttatttttttgaataaaaataaatcccgAATTTTACATAGCTTAAAATCCAAAAAATATACCATACTTGGTTCTTTGGTTTGGTTTATTCGCAGATCAGATAtcagttaatattatttttttaatattcaatataataatttggtaattattagttttagGTTTTAGTGAAtaaaagctaatttttttttaaataaaataaattgattattgATCGATAATATCGTGCTAAATCACAAAAATTGATAGAACAGTtctagaaaataaattgaaatggcaacatttacaatatcTGACTACCAATATTATGTCGGTGAATTTATTTAGCCAGATTTGAgataataagtaaaattacTCTTCAAGtaattgtgttttttgtttgtgagttgttaattgttataaaatatctttgaTATAATTTGTAGGCagtaaaataagttaataTGGGTCATGATGAAATACTTATTCTAAGCTGGCAACTTTTATTCTTGAAGTCTAAATTTTAAGTATGGCAACTTTAGTTTGCAAAATCAAACACaacacaacaaaataaaatcacttttCTACGTTTTACGTTCATTGTATGTTGTGTTTTGGCACAGAAACAATGACTTGTTAGTGCATATTCGCATATAGTGAACAGTAATGTGTTTAGAGATTTCTCGGAAGTGATTTGGAGCTAGGACCATAATGTAGCGCGTAATCAAGTTCCACATAAGAGTAGTCCAAAATTATAGTATTGATCTTTTGTCTTTAACTTTAACAGTGTATTAATAAGGACCTAAAAATGTCTGTGGTTAAAGGAAAGGCATTAGTGAAAATGGATGTTATCCAAGTTGGtgaatatgaatttacaaaaCAAGATATTATCGGTCATGGAGCCTTTGCTATGGTGTACAAAGGAAGGAAGAGAAAGGTACGTCACTGTGCTCTAAATATTCCCATGCTTAATCTTCAccaaaaatagtttttcacaatgtttgttttgttatgaATGATTTCGCGTGTTGAAATCTAGGTTGTTTCCGCATTATTGATTCGATGTAAACTTGGATGTAGTAAACGCCATTGTAGCATCTTCATAGAAGACAGCTTATCGATAAATATTTAGATccaaacaagaaaaaaaaatagcttattgttattatattacctaaatacaaataaatagtttGATCTATACACAGCCTAAATACTAAACCAACTCGTGAAACTggtttattttcgtaaataaacaattatttaactaGATAATCCAAATAATAGTTAGTTACGTATTTAAAAAtctcattatatttattattttcataaatagtaaacttaaatataatttcataataaaagaTCATTGAGAAACGATTTATCTACTCACAAAATCAAACATGTAAAGTGTTATCAATAGAAACCTAACAATAATAGTGCTAagttcttaaaaaatatagattaataggtacctataatctATTATgtgatattgtttatttgaaatagataggtatatattgTAAAAAGTAAACCAAAATCATGTAGCTTTTACTTGTACAGTGAATCAGATAAAcatataagtacttaaaaaATCTGCAGTATTAAACAGAATACAAGTTACTTCTTTTCTTacacataattttatcataaaattttcaactaACTTGTGCTGCATTTAGGAGCATGGGGAAGTTATGTAGgccaattaaaaatgttataaatcttGGCAAAAACCTGTTAAGTGTATACCTATGAGACTATTTTATATGCTTACTTCTGATTTTGGAACTGCAATTActtgaattaaattatctgAAATCACAAAAATAGTTCCAgggttttaaattaaaaaaaatctattgatAGGAAATGTTATGAACCTGTTATCAAAATTGGACAGAATGTTGACAtcagatattatattactgcTTTTACATATATGCACCTTTTAAGCAAATTCTTGcaattgttatttgattttttaaattttaataattaaagttgGTATTAAGAAATATGAAACAAGACATACAAATTGCCTGCAAATATTTAGAATATAAAGTTCAGTAATAATATTGGTAACTCTGGTTAAAAtctgtaattttattaaaaactaggtCTATTGTTCAGCTATCAGAAGACGAGATATCAATTAAAGCCAAGAAGGAAAGTAATAcagtttatttacttataaaatatgtgtagTTATTTAAGGTACATCCATTTTTACTAATACATACTTGTCATTCAATCActaatttgtatttgtattgtaGTTAAGCTTTGTGTGCTCCAACTACACATGAGATACACTACTTTTGATACATCTCGCAGATACTATGTTTTAAAACTAGAGTATAAGAACTAGATGAACAAGTGAGAGGAGGTGTGaagcattgaaaaattgaaataattaatgttatatttgaattggtacaaaaaaaaaattaaatgtgagTTCTTCCACAATAACTTTTGAAACTATAACTAggtgttatatattttattatgctgGGGTGGAAATGTTCCACATCCATGCACATGATATACTATGTTTTTCTGTTTGTCACACATAACAAACAAGTATGTATAATGATACTTCCTTGCTCTGAGTATTCTCATCTTGGATTTCACTTCTTTGTTAGAAACTGGTGCAACAGCCTACAACTAAGTATGGTAGTAAGTTGTAATATGTGCCTTTCAAGGACAGCTTGCTCATCATATTCTCTATggctttatttattcattttatttctatctatatttatatagtagtttgtaaattttttttttgcatattttttatgttactaccaattatttttactcATTTAATGActtaaataagttatttttcgTTTAGTTCTGTAGCCTgtgatacattttatttttattttaatagatttttctCTAATATTGTAGTAAATTCTATTTTAAGCTTTGGGgatttcaaaaacaaatacctatattttccTGATACAGAATATCTGAAGACatgtaaatatatgaaatatagATATGACTTTCATTTTTCTATTGCTTTTGTTGCTAACCACGCACGTACGATTTTGGCTCAGATGATTTATGCGTGGGATATCGCCCTCATGTTATGTGAATAAGCTATTAGCTCTCCCGTAAATACTAGTAAAATTCTTGACTACAATTTAGCTAGTTTATCCCAATAATTGACAAACAATTACTTAAGGCGTATGTTGAAATCAGGTCAGACAGTAACCGATGAACCTATGGAATGTAGGGCGGGCTAATCTTGGAACAGCGCCGGCGCAGCCCTGAACCCCTTTGCGTCAAAGTAAAACAAGCAGaatgatatacctacctagctaaatatatcttaatataaatcCTGGTAGGTACATAGTCTTGCTATGGGCGATAGCTGCTTCATACTGGATTGATTACCTAACAAATGAAAATCTTTTTCTTGAACTTATGATAAGATTCTCTTGAATAGGATAGAACATCGAGTTGCAATACCGCTGTAAACAAGAaaatcttactaatattataaatgcgaaagtgcTTTATATTTGTAGGATGgtaaagaaattaatatacGTCATTATTTCCTATAATTTTAAGAATGTTACTGTAAACTATGAATCATGATGAAACGAGTAAACTTTCCGCGTAATTTGGCCCTTTTCTTATGTAATATCCATAAAAGTAGCGTTCGAAATTGTTATCATATCAGTAGAAAGTACAATAGGTATAGTTACCATACATCTAAACTTTAAAGTTCTACctcatacctacctattaatgGTAAACATTTGTTGAGCAACAGTTGATAAACATGCTGgaatattgtttaaatgtcGACACTCCTCGAGCGCATTTCAACGTGCGTTAAAAACTCCTCTGCACCACCACAATGTTACCAGCAACTCATCAACATTTTGAGTCAACATTAATTctgaacataatatgtttgtacAGTATATACATATGTAATGTGTGTCTAACCTTTAATGATCTAAG
Proteins encoded in this window:
- the LOC123695958 gene encoding density-regulated protein homolog translates to MADRDLSLGPRDGTTYPIKVQYCGNCSMPIEYCEYYPEYDKCKQWLEKNLPTEFEKVKIDEEDNAGGEEEKKRQKRGGKGMLKSKKKEDVPKLVQVSRAPRGKKKSVTVVSGLSTFDIDLKVAAKFFGTKFACGSSVTGDDEIVIQGDVKDDLFDVIPEKWPEIDEDSIEDLGDQKR